The Girardinichthys multiradiatus isolate DD_20200921_A chromosome 6, DD_fGirMul_XY1, whole genome shotgun sequence genome window below encodes:
- the kcnmb3 gene encoding calcium-activated potassium channel subunit beta-3 isoform X1: protein MFLNTTFPRRSFSIPININLYGACRRQTRHRESHQTSVMQEERSQRGNGICAEGARSLMPTSSVGEDRAILLGFTMMAFSVLMLFVVGITTVKPYIGSCWEEASCVLPQTDILEEWVDCRGVSMVPCLIVTVSVTSSNQSAFLHFDEDSVFLPKECFYLPKCQMDRKVLQDEVQKVKKWVDSQLKNSSLCFSDKKGHSNHVILNRKYTLRRVLSGLLWPCLMLGGGCLLVGLVKLTQCLARLSTDVIVYSAGGRRTSRYTQGKNYRLL from the exons ATGTTCTTGAACACGACTTTTCCCCGGAGGTCGTTTAGCATCCCCATTAATATCAACCTGTATGGTGCTTGCAGGCGGCAGACACG ACACAGGGAGAGCCACCAGACATCTGTGATGCAGGAGGAGAGGAGCCAAAGAGGCAATGGAATTTGTGCAGAGGGAGCCCGGAGTCTGATGCCTACGTCTAGTGTTGGGGAAGACCGAGCCATCTTGTTGGGCTTCACCATGATGGCTTTCTCTGTGCTCATGTTGTTTGTGGTCGGCATTACCACAGTCAAACCTTACATTGGCAG TTGCTGGGAGGAGGCTAGCTGTGTCCTGCCTCAGACTGATATCCTGGAGGAGTGGGTGGACTGCAGAGGGGTTAGCATGGTGCCCTGCCTTATAGTGACAGTCAGCGTCACCAGCTCCAATCAGTCGGCGTTTCTCCACTTTGATgaggattctgtctttcttccaAAAGAG tGTTTTTACCTTCCCAAATGTCAAATGGACAGAAAGGTGCTTCAAGATGAAGTGCAAAAGGTAAAGAAGTGGGTGGACAGTCAGCTGAAGAACAGCTCCTTGTGCTTCAGTGACAAAAAGGGCCACTCCAACCATGTCATCTTGAACAGGAAGTACACCCTGAGGAGGGTGCTGTCTGGACTGCTGTGGCCCTGTCTGATGCTGGGTGGTGGATGTCTACTGGTGGGACTTGTGAAGCTGACACAGTGCCTAGCCCGCCTGTCCACTGACGTGATCGTTTATTCAGCAGGAGGAAGGCGGACTTCGAGATATACTCAGGGAAAAAACTATAGACTCCTCTAG
- the kcnmb3 gene encoding calcium-activated potassium channel subunit beta-3 isoform X2, with protein MFLNTTFPRRSFSIPININLYGACRRQTRESHQTSVMQEERSQRGNGICAEGARSLMPTSSVGEDRAILLGFTMMAFSVLMLFVVGITTVKPYIGSCWEEASCVLPQTDILEEWVDCRGVSMVPCLIVTVSVTSSNQSAFLHFDEDSVFLPKECFYLPKCQMDRKVLQDEVQKVKKWVDSQLKNSSLCFSDKKGHSNHVILNRKYTLRRVLSGLLWPCLMLGGGCLLVGLVKLTQCLARLSTDVIVYSAGGRRTSRYTQGKNYRLL; from the exons ATGTTCTTGAACACGACTTTTCCCCGGAGGTCGTTTAGCATCCCCATTAATATCAACCTGTATGGTGCTTGCAGGCGGCAGACACG GGAGAGCCACCAGACATCTGTGATGCAGGAGGAGAGGAGCCAAAGAGGCAATGGAATTTGTGCAGAGGGAGCCCGGAGTCTGATGCCTACGTCTAGTGTTGGGGAAGACCGAGCCATCTTGTTGGGCTTCACCATGATGGCTTTCTCTGTGCTCATGTTGTTTGTGGTCGGCATTACCACAGTCAAACCTTACATTGGCAG TTGCTGGGAGGAGGCTAGCTGTGTCCTGCCTCAGACTGATATCCTGGAGGAGTGGGTGGACTGCAGAGGGGTTAGCATGGTGCCCTGCCTTATAGTGACAGTCAGCGTCACCAGCTCCAATCAGTCGGCGTTTCTCCACTTTGATgaggattctgtctttcttccaAAAGAG tGTTTTTACCTTCCCAAATGTCAAATGGACAGAAAGGTGCTTCAAGATGAAGTGCAAAAGGTAAAGAAGTGGGTGGACAGTCAGCTGAAGAACAGCTCCTTGTGCTTCAGTGACAAAAAGGGCCACTCCAACCATGTCATCTTGAACAGGAAGTACACCCTGAGGAGGGTGCTGTCTGGACTGCTGTGGCCCTGTCTGATGCTGGGTGGTGGATGTCTACTGGTGGGACTTGTGAAGCTGACACAGTGCCTAGCCCGCCTGTCCACTGACGTGATCGTTTATTCAGCAGGAGGAAGGCGGACTTCGAGATATACTCAGGGAAAAAACTATAGACTCCTCTAG